The DNA sequence CTCCAAAGACCCTGATAACTTCAATTTGAAATAtgtgcctctcccactgacttataaaggacctcgaaggtctgagatggcagattttcccATTTGGGCCGCATCGTGATATAACAAATCTTGAACAATTTGAGTTTTACCTCCAAAACTTCGAGTTCTCTAGtgaaaaattttttatgttttaccatttggactttaataaataaccccctaaattcaTCCAATGacctggttttgtttccaataaggattaattatatcttagttgggatcaagtacaagctcctgttttattataacagtgagaaatatttttttgaacttctgaaatattttaataaaatagacctattggagatggccttcccaaaattggcATATCATATTTCccaataatggatcctatacctttatagtGGCAATGTtaaacagagattatacatcaatcCCATCAACccatgccccagtggagtttacaatctaatgtttGCATCACATTTAtagacacatgggggcaaattcactaagcgccgaagcgccgaacgctagcgtcaattccctagcgttgggcattttcgttacttcgcaaattcactaacgaatgctggcgtagattcgctagtgttacttcgcacccttacgcctggcgaattttcactacggacgtaactacgcaaattcactaacgcgcagtgtactgaacgctaccttttacgctagacttccttcgttacgctagggattgcttcaaaaaaagtcaaaattttttctaagtcccaaaaaacactggtgtgttttctacattatgggtgataggctgaaaaagatcgaaaaattttttggggctcccctccttcccccctacatttcctgactcatggcaacttacctagacagtgggcacatgtgtagggcaaaataaaatttttatttgatgttttgaaggttttctaggcatttgtagtgctgatacgtgttcctccattgaaatttgaatttggcgccgtatgcaaataaaccatcgctagcaaaactttgcttcgcttggcgaatcaacgctagcgcaacttcgcaaacttacgctacccctgtgcgcaacttcggattttagtgaatttgcggagcgctggcgaaactacgcctggcgaagtgcggcgaagctcaGCAAAGTtgggcctggcgcaacttcgaatcttagtgaatttgccccatacagtaGGGTCAGTCTTAtctggagccaattaacctgcctatatgtACAGTGCCATGTTGTTCCCTATATTCCTATTTAAGTTGAGTATCAGAGGAAGTCACACTCCCGACTCTGCTAAATTGATATATTGGTGCAcctgaaaaacacaataaaatgccAATCTGCTGACATTCAAGATGAGCCCTGGTATTAGTTGGATGAGTCTGATGAGGTTGGACTGGAACTCTCAACGCACACTGCTAGTAGTGGAACAATGTAAGGAGCCACAATTAATAAACATGCTGGTTACAACAGGTTCTTCTCAATGTGTAATATTACAGTGGCACACACAAGTTCTTTGGGGCTGACTCACACCAATTGTGTTAGGCTTTCTTAAGGGTGCTATAAGGGATTATACGCATAATTATTTGAGTTCCTTCCCATTTGAGCCCCTACACTTGTTGAGTACCACTTGGGGAATTTCCCCACACTATATGTCCTCAGTGGAGCACAAGGCTGCTATTTCTAGCTACCCTCATTATCGCACCACTCCTATAACAGGATCTGCTATCCACTGTCTACCACTTATACACAGGGTCCCTTTTCTCACTAAGGGTTACCCTACACAACACTTCTTAACGGGGACTTATTCTATAGTTATGATCAATTGTCTGATGGACAAGGCAAccaatatccaaggcttttgccAATATCAGTTGCCTCGTCTCCTACCATACAAAcactgaatattgtacaaaactctCTTTCATATGatcatatatgtgtatgtatggccACTGAGTCACTgaaagaaaaactcacccatttgCTTTTCATTCCTGGAATGGAATTCTtagaagcttatttatcaaatggggaaCAATAACTTCCACCCATTGATAAGACGCTTCTaaaaacccataggaatgaatagaaagtgagtgagttctTGTTGTGGTGACTCTAATCTCACACTtaaaatctgccccctgagtttCCCAAAGCCCTACAATTCAACCTTCATTAATTGAGCTTGGCACACACCCAAGTTACCACAGTGATTCCCCATCTACTCTTCTCTCTGCTGATTCAATCCAAACCTTTGTGCACCGAACAAATGGCAAACCTGGTTTTGGAAACATAGTTGGATTGTGCATGTCGATGTACGTACATGTTGCTTCTGCTCATTCCCAGGGAAAGAAAACATGAATCACATAATGTAAATACAGAAACGAGAGCTTGACCATACTTTGGTACCATTCTgactaggggtgcaccaaataTACTCTTTGGGATTCATCCggatcctttatgaaagattcggaCAAATATGGAATCCTATATCATAGTTATATATCTTGGATATATATGATAATTAGCAAATCTACAGCCTTTGATTACATACCCCCTAAATTCTCTCAGTATAAGCTTTCTTTGTAAGTTAGTTCCTACAAGTTGAGACtgaacctatgattaagtgctccttcggcacaacattttttttactttttaacatcTGTTTTCACTGTGGatcctcactagtgatgggcgaatttgcgccgtttcgcttcgccgaaaaaggcgaaaaatttgcgaaatggcgaaatgacgccagcgcccgtttttgacggcagcgcccgtttttccgacgccggcgcccgtttttgacgccgcaaattccgcaaattttcgcgggcgtttcgcgaatttattcgcctgccgcgaatcgtgcaaattcgtcgcgaattcgcgcctggcgaataaattcgcccatcactaatcctcacTCCTCAACTTACCTATTTTTGTTGCTGGCAGTTTTCCGCTTCTAATGCAGGTGCAGCAGGACCCCATGTGTCATCTGGATTAGTCATATCACCATAATGTTGTATGATTTACAGGACTCGCCGAGAAAGACAAGAATCCAAGAGCAGGCAAAGGAATTAACTGGATGTTTCAAGATTGGAAAGAAAAAGGTGATACATTGCTTTAATCACATTTGGGCACAAGCACAGTTAAAGTTTAGTCACATTTCAAGAGTTTAATGGGTCAGTAAATATTGATATACCATGTGATTTCATAAATTGAATCAGTGCACTACAGTGGGCAGATAATACCTGTATGGTACTTCTCCATGGTCCACCAGTATAAGGGCAAAGAGAATACAATTTATATACAATGCAAATTTCCCCATATGTTTTATGTTGGTGTCAGTGAGTACATTTTCTTTTGACCAGTCCATTGTACAATTCTCTTTATTGGCAACAGAACCCATCTGATCTCTATGGCAGGCCCACTGCACTCTGGGAATTCTACAGTACTGATGGCTCCTATGAATAGTATGTAGTTGCTCTTCTGTCCCAGGAGCTGGGGGACAGAACAGAACCCAAGCCCATGTgcaattcatcatcatcatttatttatatatcgctgtcaagatacgcagtgctttatcccTAATGAACATTAATGAACATTAATCCCTAATTCATCCCTAATGAACATGTATAGCAGCatagttattattgttattattagtatGTATTTTTTGACCGCCAGCTTATTACGCAGCACTGTTTGTTTGTACAAAGAAATcatatgaattacatacatagaacatacagagttatatacataacaaccagtactgATTATAAAGGGtgaagaaggccctgtgcaaaagagcttacaatttaaagggtaagggaatgagacacaagttgTGGATAGCTCCATATTTGTGATTGTTACTCAATGACACACTACAATCTGCTAACACCTGGTTAGTAGCTGTTCTACCAGGAGACATTGCCTCACCTGCTTTTCAGTGTGATGTGATCCAGTATTGACCCACATGATGGAAATTGAGAAAGTTTTATCATAATATTGGAGGCTGGTACtgaattcattttgtattttattgcagCCCAAGAAGTTTTTGAAGCTTCCAATTCTAAAGATGAAAATGCTGGAAAACCTCTATTTCTGAGGGAGCCCTCACTATTTAATCAAAATCACAACTTAGAGCGAGGAGGCTACTCTGTTTATAACTTGGCATTAACAAGGGCTCACACAGACGGTCACTACAAAAAATATAGTTTTGGACCTGCAAACGTAAGCAAACATAAGAAAGTGATCATGATGGTTGGGGAAACAGGTTCAGGCAAAACAACCCTCATTAACTTCCTGGTGAACTACATTCTGGGAGTGAAATCAGGAGACGGATACAGATACATTCTTATTGATGAGAAAATTAATCAGAGCCAGGCTCACAGTCAGACCTCCGATGTCACCATTTACCAGCTAAATTATATGTCAGGATTCAGTGTTTCATATTCACTGGACATCATTGATACCCCGGGGTTTGGTGACACTAGGGGAATGGGACAGGACAAGCTTACaatggagaaattaaaaaaatgtttcacttcaAAGTGGGGAATCAACCATATCAATGGCATCTACTTTGTGGTTAAGGCCTCCACAAATCGCTTGACAATATCAGAGAAATATGTGTTTGACTCGGTTCTCTCATTGTTTGGTAGAGATATCAAGGATAACATACAGATCTGTGCCACATTCGCTGATTTCGGGAAGCCTAAAGCTCTACATGCCCTTAATGAAGCCGGAGTCCCACTTGTTAGGAAATTCAGTGGCACCCCAGTGTGCTTTAAATTCAACAACAACTTTCTATATGCAAATGATTTTGCTGATGATGATGAGGAAGACACAAGTGAGGCATTTCAGAAATGCTGGCAAGATGGGTTCAAAAGTGCTGAGAAAATGTTTGATGCTTTGGACAACTTGGACTCAAAAAGTCTAGTTTTGACCAAGGAAGTGTTGATGGAACGGAATCAGCTTGAAATAACTATGGAGGGATTATATAGTAAAATCCAACAAGCCGCTTTAAAGGAAACGGAAATGACCAGATGTGAGCAGGTTTTAAGGCGACACGATAAAGAAATTCAAGATAATGAGAATTTTGAGTATGACCAATGGGTGACCATAAAGATGAAAATAGCTGCAGACAAAAATGCCATTAATTGCAGGGAGTGTGAGGACACTTGTCACTATCCCTGTAGGATTGCCATTGATTATATGGTTGGCCTATGTGAGGTGTTTACACATAAAAATGTTTGCCGCCTTTGTAAGCACAAGGTGAGTAGCCATTTCACTGAGAAACAGAAGTGGGAGCATGTGGTGAGAAAGGCCAAGAAACCATATGTGGACCTGAAACACAAGTACGAAGAGGCGTGTAAAGAGCGTTTAACCACAGAAATGGTGTTAGAGAACCTACTGATGGAAATTGTagaagtggaagaagaggagatgAAACTCATTGAGAGAGCTGCACAATGTCTTCACCGACTGGAAGCCATTGCTTTAAAACCCAACCCACTTTCTACTCTTGATTATATTGACCTGCTTATTAGCACAGAGAAATGTGATGTGAAGCCGGGATTTCATGAGAGAATAGAGTCACTGGAAAAAGCCAAAGCCAAGATCAAGCGTCTTAGTATCCATCTGTAATCCCCCAGaagtacttaaagggcatgtaaagtctaaaatagaataaggctgtattttgtatactaaacataaacatgaacttactgcaccacaagtctaatcaaacaaatgatttatgctttcaaagttggccacaggggtcaccatcttgtaactttgttatacatctttgcaagaccaagactgtgcacatgctcagtgtgatctgggctgcttagggatcgtcataaacaaagctgcttgatttctgcatggctgggaagtaaggcgggggctccccctgctgttcataagtatgattgtttccctgttcagcagttagggaccatctgacaattcctatccacagcagtaaatgaagggagaatttccttgctgtcaggatcagcccgggacttgaactctagTTGTGCTTTTCTGGTCACTGCAGCATTTACCTCATGAGCtactgggggctctcgggactggtcctgaactcttgtgtttaatgtttctgttatctgcctgttcacagtgttttccacccacctcgtttaccttcatgtgtctcccattcctaatcaccttccctttataaaccccgccctgagctttgctcagggctgagtcattgaatgtattctgtttgttcctgagcTGCcgacctgaaccttgaaaaccttgaaaaccttgaaaaccttgaaaaccttgaaaaccttgaaaaccttgaaaaccttgaaaaccttgaaaaccttgaaaaccttgaaaaccttgaaaaccttgaatggcttgttcctgaaaaccttgttaccttgtttcctgagtgagtaccttttgttcctgtgATCCCCATTTTCTCCCTCACCTTGTGGATAccttgattggtctttttttgcctgtttctgcctttttgttttggctgccaataaacctactattactttcaaggttttcaaggtttagGTCAGCAGatcaggaacaaacaaaatacattcaatgactgagccctgagcaaagctcgagagcccccagtggctcatgaggtaaatgCTGTAGTGACCAGAAAAGCGCAActagagttcaagtcccgggctgatcctgacacttgcatacagtcaggtttcttataaaaacagtacacattttttttaattaaagtatattggagataggtttctttttcattaaagaaagtaaaaatgggattttatttttttgcctttacatgccctttaagttaccaTAATGAAAGATGCCAGCTCACCCCATGTTATCTGGGACACAACAGTTAAAAATATTCTAAGCATGTTCTAGAgacaaaatgttactttttagaacattacctaaaggtggccatacatggggacATCTGGTATACTCTCTAATCAATTGGCCTGCAGGAAGTGAAGAAGAGCTGAAGCTCCTCCTCACTTCCCCATCTGCACTGACCTATTACTCATTCCCGAACTGACCAATGTTTTTAGTCCGCGAACATTGGTCATGATTGTTGGGCTGCCATCGCCACACAGATAGGTGTAAGACACTAGAAGTACTACAGGGGTACAATAGACTTCTTACTGACTGTTCTCTCTATGACAGACATGTCAACTAACATGGGATTTCAGGAGTCCTTTCCTTTATATACCCTACAATTATAATCATACATCAATCAAGGTTATAGTATGGCCCTGCActgttataaattataattggaGAGTTATATAAAGGAAATGACTCCTGAATTCTACACCTCCTCTTATGAAGTGTCCAATGGCGCAAAACAAGGAGAGTGGAGCATGGGCACCATGTGGCACTACAATTCCCCTTGTTTGCtgtgttttgaatttttcttgattaaatgattttaagtaTCTGTAACCGATATAAATTTTTGTGTGACACTGCTAAATTGTTTGTTCAGTTAATTATTACATATAACCAGATACCATGGATTTACAAGCAATAGTTGCCTTTATTTCTATCACTGAGTTggttttttgaataattttaggAGTGTCCCTGATTTAAACCCTGTCACCTGTTGTAAGAGCCCAGTCACCCACTGTCAGTAATTGGCACTCAAATCTTAActtttaattcataaaaatggcacCCAAAATTCTCAGAGTAGGGAGAGTATTGGGGGGCATAGCCTGGGTGAAATGGAGTCAAGGTACGGCAGAACAGAGTGTAACTATGGAGCATGGCTAAACCACAGCAGGATCTCTTTAGATTTGGATTAGTATAGTGATCAGCAAATCTGTCcaacaaatttgcgaaacgcattgttTCAATAggcaacaaaaatgttttgatgcgcaacaattttttccaaCTTTGACATGTGGTGGCTTTTTTggcttggcaacttttttgtctctgcgtaTTTTTGACGcagtttaaagaaaaatttgcatacggtgaaatgcagaatttcgccacaaatccaagccaggcaaaaaaattcgcacaTCCCTAGCAAGAAAGTCTGCAACAAGCTTTGCCTAATTCTACACGTATCTTATGAAATTTTTATCCATGATTTTTATTTGACACAATGAACTTATATACAGGTTATGTGATtggaataattataattattggcGGTTAATAGATAATAGGTTTCAATTTCACTTGAAGGAACCAATCAGATTCTTGCCTTCATTTTATAACTGATCAAAActcactgctgattggttgttctggGCACCAGCACAGGTACAATTTAGTGCTTATGTTAATAAATGAGACCCAAGACAGTGAAGTAAGTACAATACAGAGGCACAAGATTCAGCATTTTACCGTCATACCCTTCTTACTGCCTGTGTCTCTCCTGCCCCACCTAGTGCCATTCAGTGCTCCGGGGTGGGCTGGTGAGGGTTTTTACAAAGTAAAGGGGGGCACGTTATGCTTCTTACCCAGGACTCTAATCAGCTCAAGGCTTTATTATTCTTGATACATAGGGGGCAAAAAATAGAAGATttgttaatagggatgcaccgagtccactattttggattcggccaaaccccgaatcctttgtgaaagatttggcggaataccgaaccgaatcctaatttgcatatgctaattaggggtgggaaggagaaaacatgttttacttccttgttttgcggcaaaaagtcacgtgatttccctccccgcccccaatttgcttatgcaaattagggttcggctgggcagaaggattccgctgaatccgaatccagctgaaaaattCCGAATCCTGgatgaatcctgaaccgaatcttggattcgatgcatccctaattgttaatGAAAATGCACTGGATCAAAAACACACTTTACTGTTACAATAAAATGTTGattaaaatgtgtgtttaaaaGTACAAGGGATCAAAGTTATTTGCACCAATAAAGAACAATATGACTTTACCTCAGTTCTGCCAAGTGACGTTTTTCCCAGGACAATTCTGAGTTTTGGGCTACAGAGTTTTGGGCTGTTGTTAGGGGAGGGTGTAGGCAGATCTGTGTTTGGTCTTTTATTCTTTTCAGTACATGTACTTCCACACTCTCCAATTCTCCTGACTCCACTGCTCAGCAGTATAAGTACccacacaatagaaagaaaacaaGAGAATTCAGAGACACGTAAAGCAAAACCAAGACCTCTAGCTTCCCAAAGTAGTACATTTCTTTCTACTTTGGGCATATTTTGAGAGATAATATTGTCTCTGTGAGCAAATGTCACATTAGACCATCAGGAATGATAACTTTCACCCATCCGAGGGTGCgcttatcctatataataaagttgaagtgtctctgcgtccagtccgtgtgtccgtgggattgcgctactgcacatgtgccccacggaccgtctctggtgaATTCGTCCGGTCCCTGTGTccgtctgtttttataaatgtttgactaaaTATGTTCTAgcacccgttaatttaacgggcttaatgtctagtaataaATAATATCCTATAAATCAAGTACCACAATTGCACCATAAAGAAATTTTAAGGCATGATGGAAGCATAAAGATATTGCCCAGCGTGATCACAGTAGAATGAAAGAAGACTCCATTgcattcaaccttttaagtctactgtatatataacctgtctatctgccagttgatccagaggaaggcaaaaacccatctgaagcctctccaatttgcctcagagggggaaaaattccttcctgactccaaaatggcaatgggaccagtccctggatcaacttgtactatgagctctctcccatatccctgtattccctcacttgctaaacaccatccaaccccttcttatacctatctaatgtatcagcctgtacccctgattcacttcccagctctccctgtaacacccctttccctcctctaatctcattggctccctcctgtctgctgggaggagctactggtgaataaagcatccgacccttccttatacctatctaatgtatcagcctgtaccactgattcacttcccagctctccctgtaacacccctttccctctaatctcattggctccctcctgtctgctgggaggagctactggtgaataaagcatccgacccttccttgtacctatctaatgtatcagcctgtaccactgattcagggagacaattccacatctaattctcactgtaacaaaccccttcccaatattttgCCAGAAACTCAGGACCCCATTGCTGCAAGTCAGTAATGCTAATTGTGAATGCCAATAATTACAGAGTTGTCAGTACAGAAGAAGAAAGAATTAAAGTCAGAAATAAAGTCAGGGTCAGGGATACTGTATAACTGAGGGAGGTTGGTAAACATGATTCACATTTGCAGAGAGATGGTGGAGCTGTTGAATTGTCATTCAGATATAAAGAATATGTAGAAGTGACAAGGGTCCCTGGTAAGGGTAGGAAGGAGAGAAATGTTAAAGGGAATGGGAGGCCAACAAGAGAGTGTCCATCCTCAGTGACATTTTCATTGTGGGAGTGTAGCCCTATGCTACTTATCATATAGTGACCTGTGTAACTGACCTTCTACATTCCAACCTTTATCCACAATTGCTGACATTAAACCAACTCAGTGGCATTCAGTGTCTAAATAAATCTAGGTTTATAAGCAAAAGTTTATGACTTTACtgcttgccttcttcttcatcaACTAAAGCTGGTAAGTTTGGTCTTTAAATCAAACAACACTATTGACTAGTTAAAAGTGAAAGTGCATTTGGGGAGCTGCTCATTAAAGTAAAACCTCACAAACGCATGTAGCTCTCCGATCTGTCACTCAGCAGCCGTCCCGCAGCAGGTTCTCCAAGCAAAGACCATGGAGCGCTCCAAAAATGAGGGCAAGAAAGgtaagttattgttttattacatatttataagaTTAAAATGGAGACTTTAATAAGCATTTGGGCATAAAATATCCAGAGGATTGTGGTCTGGAAAAAGCCAGTTATTTTGCTGGCATTGAGGGCAAATGGACATCCCTTCAAACAGAGTAGAGTAGGGTTCCTCACAATGTGGcacagaaatatttattattaatcttaTTCATATAGCAACAATCTTACACAAAGATCATACATCATTCtcatcagccccccccccaatggagcttacaatctaatgttcctatcgcatttacacacacacacacacacacacacacacactagggttgGTCTTATCAACAGTACAGAGCCGTTTCCTTATGTAACTTGAGTATCAGAGGAGGTCCCACTCCCGACTCTGCTAAACTGATACTTTGgttcatttgaaaaaaacaataaaaggccAATCTGCTGACATTAAAGGTGTACATACTATCTGTTCCATCATGTGGCCAAGTAGAAGAAGAACTCATATTTGGAGGTCATTTAATGCCCAGTGCATTTTTTCCAGGTCTTAAATGTACTCAGTCCTGTAAACAACATTTTCACTGCATTGCCTAAATCCAGCTGCTTTCTGGCAAAACATTGTTATATTTATGACCCTTTCTCTCATATGAGCCTTCATATAAGTTGGAGGAGAGTCTGATGAGGCTGGACTGGATCAATGCACATCGCTAGTAAAACAATGAAGGGCTTCAGTGGCTCTTGAACCAGATAAACAATTTTTTAGCAGGGTCTTCTCAATCTGTAAAGTCTTCACGCACACACTGAGTTCTTTTGGGGCTGACTCACACACCTCAGGGATTGACCATTTGACAATGACCATCCCATTGTCTCAAGGCTTTCTCAAGTGTGCTCCAAGGGATTACACATAGAAGTTCTTGAGTCCCTACTCACTTGAGCTACCCCACATTATATGGACTCTACAAGGTTGCTCTTTCTAGCAACCCTGTATATCTCACCACTTATATAGCAGGATTTTCTATCCACAGGGTCCCTTCCCTTGAAGGGTTCCCCTTCACTTAGGGCACACAGCTTCTTACTGGGTCCTTATGATTCTAACACATCCACTCCTAGCAACAGATGGAGtccacagaggaaaaaaaaactccttGGGTCCCCTATGCTGTTATCAATTGCAAAATATGATTGTTGACTTTAGTACTActgtgttttctgttttatttagcaTAAAAAAGATGAAGAACCAAGATGTTATCTAACTATTGAATTATAATTGAACAGATCTATACCTGCATAATTCTGTAGCCGGTGCAATAACTGTCTGATTCTGAGAGCTGAAACCAAATGTTTCCCTTATTATACCTCAATCATCTTCACTTTTTAATGTCTTAAAGCCCTACAATTCAGACTATAATAAGTGAGCTTGGCACTCACCCTAGGTGCCTGATTCCCCATTTTCCCATTTCCAACAGTGAATCCCCATCTGCCCTTCTCTCTGTTCATCCAGTCATAGGGTTCAAAGTCCAAACCTTTGTGCACTATGTCGGAACCGCTGTCCCTCAATCCTACTACTCTACCTCTACTCTCCAAAATCTAGATTTCTACAATTGCCCGCCAGGAGACACATTGTGGTTTAATGGCTCCAGTTGGTCTGTATCCCCATTGTTCTCCCAAAAACAAGAAGGTTGGATGGTGCATGTGGATATTATTACATCTTGCTTCTGCACCCAtagtaagaaaacagttatgTTCTGCCCATACTTTGGGGCAATTTTGACTCCTATTGTCCAACCAAGAGCCGGTTGATAGAATACATCTTCCATCCTGGGTTatatgagaaatgtatttcatggACACCATGAGCTCAGCCCTAAATATACTGTTTTTCATAAGTAATTCTTATTACATGTTGTTATTATCCTGCCTTCCGTCTAAAATAGTTACCATTGAGAACAACATCAAGTTGAATATGTAGCCTACAATTCTTCCATTTGTACATGATAGGTATTGCCAGATAGACTCCAAAGCTTCCATAAGGCAAACCTGATTTGTTCTATTACCTAAATATTATTTTG is a window from the Xenopus laevis strain J_2021 chromosome 6L, Xenopus_laevis_v10.1, whole genome shotgun sequence genome containing:
- the LOC108718450 gene encoding uncharacterized protein LOC108718450; the protein is MERFLHKGKKGLAEKDKNPRAGKGINWMFQDWKEKAQEVFEASNSKDENAGKPLFLREPSLFNQNHNLERGGYSVYNLALTRAHTDGHYKKYSFGPANVSKHKKVIMMVGETGSGKTTLINFLVNYILGVKSGDGYRYILIDEKINQSQAHSQTSDVTIYQLNYMSGFSVSYSLDIIDTPGFGDTRGMGQDKLTMEKLKKCFTSKWGINHINGIYFVVKASTNRLTISEKYVFDSVLSLFGRDIKDNIQICATFADFGKPKALHALNEAGVPLVRKFSGTPVCFKFNNNFLYANDFADDDEEDTSEAFQKCWQDGFKSAEKMFDALDNLDSKSLVLTKEVLMERNQLEITMEGLYSKIQQAALKETEMTRCEQVLRRHDKEIQDNENFEYDQWVTIKMKIAADKNAINCRECEDTCHYPCRIAIDYMVGLCEVFTHKNVCRLCKHKVSSHFTEKQKWEHVVRKAKKPYVDLKHKYEEACKERLTTEMVLENLLMEIVEVEEEEMKLIERAAQCLHRLEAIALKPNPLSTLDYIDLLISTEKCDVKPGFHERIESLEKAKAKIKRLSIHL